The following proteins come from a genomic window of Theileria equi strain WA chromosome 2 map unlocalized gcontig_1105316255037, whole genome shotgun sequence:
- a CDS encoding conserved hypothetical protein (encoded by transcript BEWA_038850A), giving the protein MSAYHESYVNNPLIKALVYGTLDEFKQVLDQRFKRVTKEQVDQETSGAGEDVKAEQPTDDASANQTGPIPVTIEELIEPNTKITPLCQLSHKSHEESLEIAKLLIEDYRLCNPNHVDLIGQTCMFYAARDGRTELCSYFAKNGCNPNHKDKLGQTCMFYAARDGHANVLDILISHGADVNITDTNNQTCLFYAARDGRVDAVKLLLEKKVNASWKDHQRRTALTFAKAKGHAEIIALLKKGGSSIERSGSGLSTASKRSISEVDIPIEATGPTSGVPLVLSTEVPQKPKRYRLQYRPFADDEKLWLDAPLVKVQEFELRFPDLAKWDKEAPFPPATTLKNPMLKQWYSLAQSLLATLLKQEGGYVFDKPVDPKKQNCPDYYDIIKNPMSFSCIRGKLRKYLYVEPQQFIDDVLLIFDNCYKYNKPDTWIASIGHALENFFKQQLIVLGFNDFCTREQEIKRLLQEAQDFVASHSNVAPKPVETEPTVPDALPKEQEAPVEIKQDANDEETKAANHPEDSNAIGDVDTIDSTDKSV; this is encoded by the coding sequence ATGAGTGCGTATCACGAATCTTACGTGAACAATCCGCTGATCAAGGCGCTGGTTTACGGTACGCTGGATGAGTTCAAGCAGGTTCTGGACCAACGGTTCAAAAGGGTGACCAAGGAGCAAGTCGACCAGGAAACTAGCGGAGCTGGAGAAGATGTTAAAGCAGAACAGCCAACCGACGACGCTTCTGCAAACCAAACTGGCCCTATTCCAGTTACCATTGAGGAATTGATTGAGCCAAACACAAAAATCACACCACTATGTCAGTTATCACACAAAAGCCATGAAGAGAGTTTAGAAATCGCAAAGCTGCTAATCGAAGACTACCGACTGTGCAACCCGAATCACGTTGATTTAATAGGCCAGACTTGTATGTTTTATGCAGCAAGAGATGGACGTACTGAGCTGTGCTCATACtttgcaaagaatggatgTAATCCGAACCACAAGGATAAATTGGGCCAAACTTGCATGTTTTATGCCGCAAGAGACGGCCACGCCAATGTACTTGATATTTTGATCTCACATGGAGCTGATGTGAATATAACAGATACAAACAATCAGACTTGTCTCTTTTACGCGGCAAGGGATGGTCGCGTCGACGCAGTAAAGTTGCTGCTCGAAAAGAAAGTGAATGCCTCCTGGAAGGATCACCAAAGAAGAACTGCGCTTACCTTTGCAAAGGCAAAGGGACACGCAGAAATTATCGCTCTACTGAAAAAGGGTGGATCGAGTATTGAAAGATCTGGATCTGGGCTCTCAACTGCCTCAAAGAGATCGATTTCTGAAGTCGACATACCCATTGAAGCAACTGGACCAACCAGTGGTGTGCCTCTTGTACTCAGCACTGAGGTGCCACAAAAACCTAAACGGTATAGGCTCCAGTATCGTCCCTTTGcggatgatgaaaagttATGGCTGGACGCTCCCCTGGTCAAGGTACAGGAGTTTGAACTTCGTTTTCCAGACTTGGCCAAATGGGACAAGGAGGCTCCATTTCCACCTGCAACCACACTCAAGAACCCAATGCTAAAGCAATGGTATTCCCTGGCTCAGTCCCTCTTGGCTACGCTGCTTAAACAGGAAGGAGGATACGTGTTTGACAAGCCAGTTGACCCAAAGAAACAAAACTGTCCAGACTATTATGACATTATCAAGAATCCCATGTCATTTAGCTGCATTAGGGGAAAACTCCGCAAGTATCTTTATGTCGAGCCGCAGCAATTTATCGACGATGTTCTTTTAATTTTTGACAATTGTTACAAGTATAATAAGCCGGACACTTGGATAGCGTCAATTGGCCACGCGCTTGAAAACTTTTTCAAGCAGCAGCTAATTGTACTTGGGTTTAACGACTTTTGCACGAGGGAGCAAGAGATTAAGCGACTTTTGCAAGAGGCTCAGGATTTTGTGGCCAGTCATTCGAATGTCGCTCCAAAGCCTGTTGAAACGGAGCCAACCGTACCAGATGCTCTGCCAAAGGAACAAGAGGCACCCGTGGAGATTAAACAAGATGCTAATGACGAGGAAACCAAGGCTGCAAATCATCCAGAGGATAGCAATGCTATAGGTGACGTTGATACTATAGATTCTACTGATAAATCAGTGTAG
- a CDS encoding hypothetical protein (encoded by transcript BEWA_038890A) — translation MSVEVDIRSKCRYTCTCQKSAGLITTKTGSLKDATEYGYCTHEKFVRQGIKGLNYDGQPLKIENGVGGNSTLFSDEHPKAWEVTTYYSFKHDKNARVIKVPLILRVKDARYVGRYDWYENASTNGDNLTWKRIEDAHGFPTKSNQSTLKFKENLDRVSCTIHNLHRVDISRNEQKNPYYCQICSNANVSINKYERVQEIYTKIDHTPTDNGEYYVTYENNLVKYKDPSKHTSKLWKLLSINKNSSLSVYHWEGDDRLNNPLLIEVKPNVGQSTWYENIGDYGGKHYKWIKLEPGETAGFSNYGTDLKKKLDRLSCTLNNAVRIHLGRDSGCHDSRDSNHKSTISTRHNGTVDINLKLSAYEYTSKESDGRPFSVSEVILKDHRQKIGSANLVFKDVTKVLSYGSFCDPTNPFLIFVELNTSKKNEWYERKTNNTWEKHDDLSGQIRGIFNSVKEPFKIKECSPATTPPKEGVKINITEQPKDNTLSGTYSTIFGTQADYIIINKESTSLKGFLRIVHKANTNGPFIVQQQLVDGNKIGSNKKGIKDVKETNVYFWQGEPDKPILVGISTNKSDGQTETKYYSYAATNVGGQGKGSWIQGSYDTLTSENLNFMLDDQNCQKNNAVPFEINNPTDPSKLYSDSKAPTCIKDHRKITESPSPRHPHGGEYTTKEYVIKGDARISRVTFDKNDTDIATKDTVTKVVVYYWKNDLGGSNEIPLLVGFVKSSGGYTFFENLGSPDSTKWKPVDKKESRTFYIGNSPQKDLTEKLDEVNCRIHHTVKINISNKGDPNKYCHGRCSPKRIKIIPTKKRISGCTGYDHISNISKETFTISSFYNGYEKQDVTVKMGFPLENVKKVTVYFPNCDQSTPVMIYIECSNQSAWLENKDKQGNWEDVSGKIPEVKSSLNLCSVYPGDGESGDREADGGTQEDHEETEESEEDLGDEGDPKYEAEVALQSATATTSDPQAHFAAQGVSGGAGYGGSPKDPPNSNWKVITGVSTGILGTSALACFVGWKLYNRYKGDPWVRQI, via the coding sequence atgtcTGTAGAGGTGGATATACGTAGCAAATGCAGATATACATGTACATGCCAAAAGAGTGCGGGCCTTATAACTACTAAAACAGGTTCACTAAAAGATGCTACTGAATACGGATATTGCACTCATGAGAAATTTGTTAGGCAAGGGATCAAGGGACTCAACTATGATGGACAACCTCTtaaaatagaaaatggCGTGGGTGGAAACTCTACTTTATTCTCCGATGAACACCCTAAGGCTTGGGAAGTAACAACTTACTACTCTTTTAAGCATGACAAAAATGCACGTGTTATAAAAGTACCTCTGATCCTCAGAGTAAAGGATGCTAGATATGTAGGCCGTTATGACTGGTATGAGAATGCCAGtactaatggagataaCCTGACATGGAAAAGGATTGAGGACGCTCATGGATTTCCTACAAAGAGTAATCAATCCACTCTAAAGTTCAAGGAAAACCTTGATAGAGTTTCCTGCACTATCCACAATCTTCATAGAGTTGATATTTCCAGGAATGAGCAAAAGAATCCTTATTACTGTCAAATATGTAGTAACGCAAATGTCAGTATTAATAAATATGAAAGGGTTCAAgaaatatacacaaaaattgACCATACTCCAACAGATAACGGAGAATACTATGTTACGTATGAGAACAATCTGGTAAAATATAAGGACCCAAGTAAACATACTTCcaaattatggaaattGCTTTCGATTAATAAGAATTCTAGTCTCTCAGTATACCACTGGGAAGGTGATGATAGGCTCAACAATCCTCTCTTGATCGAAGTTAAACCCAATGTTGGACAGTCTACTTGGTATGAGAACATAGGGGATTATGGTGGAAAGCATTATAAATGGATAAAGTTGGAACCAGGTGAGACTGCTGGTTTCTCCAATTATGGAACAGATCTAAAGAAAAAACTGGACCGCCTCAGTTGCACACTCAATAATGCTGTTAGAATTCACTTAGGACGAGACTCTGGTTGTCATGATTCTAGGGATAGTAACCATAAAAGTACAATTAGCACCCGTCATAATGGAACTGTGGATATTAACCTTAAACTTTCGGCCTATGAATATACAAGTAAAGAGTCAGATGGGAGACCATTTTCTGTGTCAGAGGTTATACTCAAGGATCATAGGCAGAAAATAGGGTCTGCTAATCTAGTTTTCAAAGATGTCACAAAAGTCCTGTCGTATGGTTCGTTTTGTGATCCTACGAATCCATTTCTGATTTTTGTGGAACTTAATACTTCTAAAAAAAATGAATGGTACGAAAGAAAAACTAATAATACCTGGgaaaaacatgatgattTATCCGGCCAAATCAGGGGAATTTTCAACAGCGTGAAAGAACCATTCAAAATAAAAGAATGTTCTCCTGCTACAACTCCTCCAAAGGAGGGTGTCAAGATAAATATAACAGAACAACCAAAGGATAACACACTTTCTGGTACCTACAGTACGATCTTTGGTACTCAGGCCGACTATATCATCATCAATAAGGAGTCTACCAGTCTAAAAGGTTTTTTAAGGATTGTTCATAAAGCAAACACAAATGGTCCTTTTATTGTGCAACAGCAACTagtagatggaaataaaatAGGATCGAATAAGAAAGGTATTAAAGACGTAAAGGAAACTAATGTATATTTCTGGCAGGGTGAGCCAGATAAACCTATCCTAGTTGGAATTTCCACCAATAAGAGTGATGGCCAGACAGAGACAAAGTATTATTCATACGCTGCAACTAATGTTGGAGGGCAGGGAAAGGGTAGTTGGATACAGGGTAGTTATGATACTTTAACATCTGAAAATTTAAATTTTATGCTCGATGATCAAAATTGCCAAAAAAATAACGCTGTTCCATTTGAAATCAATAATCCTACTGATCCGTCTAAGCTATATAGTGATAGTAAAGCACCAACATGTATAAAGGATCATAGAAAGATCACAGAATCTCCATCTCCAAGGCATCCTCATGGGGGTGAGTACACTACGAAAGAATACGTAATTAAAGGTGACGCAAGAATATCCAGGGTTacatttgataaaaatgatactgATATAGCCACTAAAGATACCGTAACTAAGGTTGTAGTATATTattggaagaatgatcTAGGTGGATCCAATGAgattcctcttcttgtaGGATTTGTTAAAAGTAGTGGAGGCTATACATTTTTCGAGAATCTTGGAAGTCcagattctacaaaatgGAAACCAGTTGATAAGAAAGAATCACGGACGTTTTACATAGGTAACTCTCCACAGAAAGATCTTACGGAGAAACTAGATGAGGTAAACTGCAGGATTCATCACACAGTTAAAATCAATATATCAAATAAGGGTGATCCAAACAAATACTGTCACGGTAGGTGTTCTCCGAAAAGGATAAAGATCATTCCAACCAAGAAAAGAATTTCAGGATGCACAGGTTATGACCATATTTCTAATATTTCCAAGGaaacttttacaatatcttctttctaCAATGGTTATGAGAAGCAAGATGTTACTGTAAAGATGGGCTTTCCTCTTGAGAATGTTAAAAAGGTGACTGTCTACTTCCCTAACTGCGATCAAAGTACACCAGTTATGATATACATTGAGTGTAGCAATCAAAGTGCATGGCTTGAGAATAAAGACAAACAAGGGAATTGGGAGGATGTTAGCGGGAAAATCCCAGAAGTCAAAAGTAGTCTAAACTTATGTTCAGTATATCCTGGAGATGGTGAAAGTGGAGATAGAGAAGCTGATGGAGGTACACAAGAAGACCATGAAGAAACTGAGGAAAGTGAGGAAGATCTAGGTGATGAGGGAGACCCTAAATATGAAGCTGAAGTTGCTCTTCAATCTGCTACTGCTACTACTTCTGATCCTCAAGCTCATTTTGCTGCTCAAGGAGTCTCAGGTGGTGCTGGTTATGGAGGCTCTCCTAAAGACCCTCCTAACTCTAACTGGAAAGTAATCACTGGCGTCTCTACAGGCATTCTTGGTACatctgccttggcttgttttgtaggatggaaactctataatcgctataaaggagatccttgggttagacagatttga
- a CDS encoding hypothetical protein (encoded by transcript BEWA_038880A) has product MHTASLDLNFGQESQGISYGSSMDSWSGSVPSVTSSAHPGIKSRLSSVGNATSSTGAFGNTMWSNTQQSGPLTSPFASSSQTSVPFTQTNSLITDSSIGSNLAGGYNSPVVGPQGGAHNIFIAPEPEDKSEAYLDGSGAVTMDFISSPLDKQGFSMGKLSVGTELCSGIEQSCIMHDWLGIVDAISVHV; this is encoded by the coding sequence ATGCATACGGCGTCTCTGGATTTGAATTTCGGACAGGAGTCCCAGGGTATCTCCTACGGCTCCAGTATGGACAGTTGGAGTGGAAGCGTTCCTAGCGTAACTTCCAGCGCCCATCCAGGCATAAAATCTCGTTTATCTTCGGTCGGAAACGCAACCTCCTCAACGGGAGCTTTTGGGAATACCATGTGGTCGAATACGCAGCAATCTGGACCACTCACTAGTCCATTTGCCTCGAGTTCACAAACGTCTGTGCCCTTTACCCAGACGAATAGTCTAATCACAGACTCGAGCATTGGATCAAACTTGGCAGGAGGATACAACTCGCCCGTTGTAGGACCACAGGGAGGTGCCCATAACATCTTTATCGCACCTGAGCCGGAAGATAAATCGGAGGCATATCTAGACGGCAGTGGAGCAGTCACAATGGATTTTATAAGTTCCCCTCTCGACAAACAAGGGTTTTCTATGGGTAAGTTGAGTGTTGGCACCGAGCTATGCTCGGGTATAGAGCAGTCGTGTATCATGCATGACTGGCTAGGCATTGTAGATGCCATTAGTGTGCATGTATAA
- a CDS encoding phosphomannomutase, putative (encoded by transcript BEWA_038860A): MAKGRSILLFDLDDTLTKAYQEIAPEMKECLSECLERGFSLGVVSGSDFSKIERQIGREFLKNFEYVFAENGTQAYHQGVLIHSESIVNFLPNSLLNEFFNFCLHYIADLDIPVKRMAPPSPGITIDIKQDIPSEHGDGPTTYYGGSINKVKLTKVEDPPGSGFVKLTHVASNGGLFTVEKVLFGSTPVSDIGAKEPINSLAVWYWSGDSGHNQPLFIEIQGKDKYERHETKGNGSWNPHNNGSQTTKRLEGRSLENILDLLNCQLNKAVTLNLTFQNSENKSGKKYCCGYHNPKGQGNITVKKEKVRCTLNHNSADYYEHEITNGSTLSGIRYDVSYYDRRRIKPSKLQFPIQDPVTVYALYCDKNPKLIYIKDGRQDGITGWYKKPNSSGRDKNEDWTDVTHALGDITPNYFGRLECNQWNALVKELKKDGGCTKLEECPTPPPKPPGPGGFCPGEPAVPGSLVINCGPEGISAVLSAEPEDIAKEPTGTNSEGGGKGDRGTGDGPGASASGDNEKGSYYEYEYSGEYSEDESRAAVADGSSRSEPVALQTTPPTGSPDTGQQPLTAPKERLVAVAPLTVGTIAGYFFAGTAGSGATFFGGWKLYNKGCFTECRKAVINISPIGRSCSFNERVEFNELDSRLKIREKMVKALEERFSGCEPPLQFSVGGKISFDCFPKGWSKVYALKFLDFEEIHFFGDMTHPGGNDHELFVHEKVTGHRVTNSQDTLTQLKTILNYTS, encoded by the exons ATGGCAAAGGGACGCTCAATTCTCCTCTTTGACCTTGACGACACGCTCACAAAGGCCTACCAG GAGATTGCTCCAGAGATGAAAGAGTGTCTCTCGGAGTGTCTGGAGAGGGGCTTCAGTTTGGGCGTCGTTTCTGGTTCGGATTTCAGCAAGATTGAGCGCCAGATTGGTCGAGAAT TTTTGAAGAATTTCGAGTACGTCTTTGCCGAGAATGGAACACAAGCGTACCACCAGGGTGTCTTGATACACTCAGAG AGCATCGTCAACTTTCTGCCAAATTCGCTCCTGAATGAATTCTTCAACTTTTGTCTTCACTATATCGCCGACCTGGATATTCCAGTCAAGAG AATGGCTCCTCCTTCACCAGGTATCACTATTGACATTAAGCAGGATATCCCTAGTGAACATGGAGATGGGCCTACTACATACTATGGAGGATCTATTAACAAAGTTAAGCTGACTAAGGTTGAGGATCCTCCTGGTTCCGGATTCGTGAAACTCACACATGTAGCATCTAATGGAGGACTTTTTACAGTTGAAAAGGTTCTGTTTGGAAGTACTCCTGTTTCAGATATAGGAGCTAAAGAACCTATAAACTCTTTGGCAGTGTGGTATTGGTCCGGAGACAGTGGCCATAATCAGCCTCTTTTCATAGAAATCCAAGGTAAAGATAAATATGAACGTCATGAAACCAAGGGAAATGGCTCTTGGAATCCACATAATAACGGTTCTCAAACTACTAAACGGCTGGAAGGTAGATCCCTTGAAAATATACTTGACCTCCTCAACTGCCAACTCAACAAAGCAGTTACCTTGAATCTAACCTTTCAGAATTCGGAGAATAAGTCGGGAAAAAAGTACTGTTGCGGTTACCATAATCCTAAAGGTCAAGGAAATATCACTGTtaagaaggaaaaggttCGTTGTACACTGAATCATAACAGTGCTGATTATTATGAACATGAGATTACCAATGGATCCACGCTTTCTGGCATTAGGTATGATGTTAGTTATTATGatagaagacgtataaagCCTTCTAAACTACAATTTCCCATTCAAGATCCTGTTACTGTATACGCTTTGTACTGCGACAAGAATCCTAAACTTATCTACATCAAAGATGGAAGACAAGATGGCATTACAGGATGGTATAAGAAACCTAATAGCAGTGGTAgagataaaaatgaagacTGGACAGATGTTACTCATGCGCTTGGAGACATAACACCTAATTATTTCGGTAGACTTGAATGTAACCAATGGAATGCGCTTGTGAAGGAACTAAAGAAAGACGGTGGATGTACAAAGTTGGAAGAATGTCCTACTCCACCACCTAAACCTCCTGGTCCTGGTGGTTTTTGTCCTGGAGAACCTGCTGTTCCTGGTTCTCTAGTTATTAATTGTGGACCTGAAGGAATTTCTGCTGTTTTATCTGCTGAACCTGAAGATATAGCTAAAGAACCTACTGGTACTAATTCTGAAGGTGGTGGAAAGGGTGATAGAGGTACCGGTGATGGACCTGGTGCTAGtgcttctggagataatgaGAAAGGTAGCTATTATGAGTATGAGTACTCAGGTGAATACTCTGAAGATGAATCTCGTGCTGCTGTTGCTGATGGTAGTAGTAGATCTGAACCTGTAGCTCTTCAAACCACTCCTCCTACAGGCTCTCCTGATACTGGTCAACAGCCTCTTACTGCTCCTAAAGAACGTCTTGTTGCCGTAGCTCCTCTTACTGTTGGTACTATAGCCGGATACTTCTTTGCTGGAACTGCAGGGTCTGGCGCAACCTTTTTcggaggatggaaactctataataa GGGTTGCTTTACAGAGTGTAGAAAGGCAGTAATAAATATATCGCCAATCGGTCGTTCTTGCAGTTTTAATGAGCGTGTGGAATTTAACGAGCTAGATTCGAGACTTAAAATTAGAGAGAAAATGGTAAAGGCACTTGAAGAGAGATTTTCCGGCTGCGAACCTCCACTTCAATTTTCAGTAGGCGGTAAAATATCATTTGATTGCTTTCCAAAG GGATGGAGCAAAGTTTATGCGCTCAAATTTCTCGACTTTGAGGAGATCCACTTTTTCGGAGACATGACACATCCG GGAGGAAACGATCACGAACTCTTTGTGCATGAAAAAGTAACTGGACATCGAGTAACAAATTCTCAAGACACACTCACACAGCTTAAAACAATTTTAAACTATACAAGTTAG
- a CDS encoding golgi membrane protein yip1domain containing protein (encoded by transcript BEWA_038900A), with product MNNEDELNDPPLLEELDIDIVEIYRHLKAVLLFHRGDNIFANYTDLSGPLLVFILFGFTLLFSGKLCFKILYVVSLLSNIFTYYFLNVLSQGPYINLSKVFTIFGYSLLPLCFSPIIWIFSGFLKSVCIALIYACVLWSTLSASYLVKTELEMQDRQYLVAYPIFVYYTLFANIVIF from the exons ATGAACAACGAAGATGAACTCAATGACCCTCCACTGTTGGAAGAATTGGATATCGATATTGTAGAGATTTACAGACACTTGAAGGCTGTCCTTCTGTTCCACAG GGGGGACAATATCTTTGCAAACTATACAGACTTATCTGGCCCTCTGCTTGTTTTCATCTTGTTTGGATTCACGCTCTTGTTTTCTGGAAAGTTGTGCTTTAAAATACTATACGTGGTCTCGTTGCTCAGCAACATTTTCACGTATTACTTTCTTAATGTTTTGAGTCAGGGCCCATATATTAACCTATCAAAGGtttttacaatttttgGCTACTCACTATTGCCGCTTTGCTTCTCACCAATcatttggatattttctggattcCTTAAAAGCGTATGTATCGCTCTAATCTACGCTTGCGTTTTATGGAGCACTCTATCTGCTTCATATCTGGTCAAAACG GAACTGGAAATGCAAGATCGCCAATACCTTGTCGCCTATCCAATTTTCGTATACTATACCCTATTTGCCAATATTGTAATTTTTTGA
- a CDS encoding hypothetical protein (encoded by transcript BEWA_038870A): MIETSESVPGLLGLLYESYNGRKISSLSTFGINLEVLNIESNLIKVLNCVYSEIAELSGLDYQQLKSLEEAKGFAKSMGYINECTSNGQLLEESLIELASTRIKHGKKITKNLQIEEDEPLDTFIANNLRNHGLNSMEELEQITEESAPLNNLKFDKQQAQTMRSASLELERDYLSRWNAYLDRFYNLLDVFSSKSPESESDKDAFAKTLVKWRESAKFKPYGLYDAYTAKLSLKDLERISSGNDASVMKLYNEQTA, from the exons ATGATTGAGACAAGTGAATCGGTGCCAGGGCTGCTCGGTCTACTCTATGAGAGCTACAATGGAAG GAAAATATCCTCCCTGTCGACGTTTGGCATCAACCTAGAGGTCCTAAACATCGAGTCAAACCTAATAAAAGTCCTGAATTGCGTCTACTCTGAGATTGCAGAGCTTTCTGGTCTGGACTACCAACAGCTGAAGAGTCTGGAAGAGGCAAAAGGGTTTGCCAAATCAATGG GCTACATTAACGAGTGCACAAGCAACGGGCAACTCTTGGAAGAATCCCTGATCGAACTAGCATCTACTCGCATCAAACATGGCAAGAAGATTACAAAAAATCTCCAGATAGAGGAGGATGAACCCCTCGACActtttatcgcaaataATTTAAGGAATCACGGTCTAAACAGTATGGAAGAGCTGGAACAG ATTACTGAGGAATCAGCGCCGCTAAACAATCTCAAATTTGACAAGCAACAGGCACAGACAATGAGATCAGCTTCTCTGGAACTAGAGAGGGACTATCTCTCGCGCTGGAATGCGTACCTGGACAGATTCTACAACCTCCTCGACGTTTTTTCAAGTAAATCACcagag TCTGAATCCGACAAGGATGCGTTTGCAAAGACCCTTGTTAAATGGAGAGAATCTGCCAAGTTTAAACCATACGGCCTGTACGATGCCTATACCGCGAAACT GAGTCTCAAGGACCTGGAGCGCATTTCCTCGGGAAACGACGCCAGTGTTATGAAATTGTACAACGAACAGACGGCGTAA